From the Mustelus asterias unplaced genomic scaffold, sMusAst1.hap1.1 HAP1_SCAFFOLD_79, whole genome shotgun sequence genome, the window gaagcagtgagcatggatctgtcaatcagcctcaatcagcaccttcaggagaattgggagggtgaatattagatacagcagagtgagaatggagggggagtgagtgggatggagatttacagcttttggggaatgagagaggaaagaatgttcattagaatcatagaattcctacatcttatcaaccgtccctgagctttcacaatgaatcccacttctgaggacacccttatctctgacttgtccgtACTGccggcagtctcacaaagcagctgcctgtgtgctgatacgggaggccctgcccggcaagtttaatgctccatgactgtgtctttaatgaatgctccatagaaactagaaatgtcgatttgaatttcgatcatattctgaattgcaattttttttttttccaatttgacttacaggatattagacaaggagaaatcagacagaaatctccaacatcacatcgagatctgacagagtgactcgatttcttgggacctgaatatcatcggcctttgaatctaacaggagaaatgtttgtttggcctcttggcttcaaaagattgtaaacatcggtgtgactagaaatgcactgagatacacacacccgagtgagagtgttccagtgcactgagtgtggaaagagctttaaccagttacacagcctgaaaatacatcgcagcattcacagcggggagagattgtacccgtgttctgtgtgagatttaactgattgtttaacctggagagtcacaaggacacccgcaccatggagaaactgtgcaaatgtggggactgtggaaagggattcagatacccatctgcactggaaattcatcaacgcagtcacactggggagagaccattcagctgctctgtgtgtgggaagggattcactcattcatcccacctgcgcagacacaatctcactcacaccaatgagaaacCCATTAAAtgcactgactgtgggagcggattcagaagctctcaggatctggtgtcccaccagcgcactcacactgaggagagaccgttcagctgctctcactgctcaaagaggtttaaatggtcatccaccctgcgggtacaccagcgagttcacactggggagaatccattcacctgctcggtgtgtgggaagggattcactctttcattccacctacgcagacacaatctcactcacagcaatgagagaccgtttaaatgctctgactgcgggagcggattcaaaagctctggagaactgatgtcccaccagcgcattcacactgaggagagaccattcagctgctctcactgctcaaagaaatttagaacttcatccacactgcggagacaccagcgagttcacaccggggagagaccattcacctgctctgtgtgtgagaagggattcactcagttatccagcctgctgaaacacaatctcactcacaccaatgagaggccatttaaatgctctgactgtgggagtggtttcaaaagctctggagatctggtgtcccaccagcgcattcacactgaggagagaccgttcagctgctctcactgctcaaagaggtttagaaagCCATCCAGCCTGTGGGGacatcagcaaattcacactggggagagaccattcacctgctctgtgtgtgggaaaggattcagtcagttatcccacctgcgcagacacgatctcactcacactaatgagagaccctttatatgctctgactgtgggagtggtttcaaaagctctcgggaactggtgtcccaccagcgcactcacagtgaggagagaccattcagctgctctcactgcacaaagaggtttagaacatcatccaacctgcgggagcaccagcgagttcacactgaggagagaccgttcacctgctctcactgcacaaagagatttaaaaggtcatccaacctgcgggaacatcagcgagttcacactggggaaagaccattcccctgctgtgtgtgtgggaagggattcactacttcatccagcttgctgaaacacaaagccactcactccaaggagagcccctttattgctctgcctgagaggccggcttcagaagctctcaggaactgatgatccccgagcacattcacaccggggagaggccgttcagctgctctctcactgttcaaggaggtttagaatatcatcaacactgctgaaacaccagtgagttcacaccggggagaaaccattcacctgctcggtgtgtgcgaaaggatttactcagttatccagcctgcccagacacaacatcatcacacccaggagagaccctttaaatgtgggcgtggcttcaaaagctgtcgggaactaatgtcccaccagtgagttcacaccaggcagaggctggtcacctgctctgactgggaagggattcactcagtcagtaaacttggtgaaacaccagtgagttcacaagtgattacagttctgggattactcttgagaatctttcttgccccttctccagtgcctctatttcctttttctaaatggagatcacaaatagaacgtagaactgtacagcacaggaacagacccttcagcccaccaggttgtgtcgaacatgatgccaaattaaactattcctttctgcctgcccttggtccatattcctctattccttgcatattcatgtgcttatttaaaacccccttaaatgcccctatcgtatctgcctccaccaccactccgagcagcgcattccagacacctaccactctctgtgtaaaaaaccttacctctcacatctcctttgaactttccccgtctcaccttaagtgcatgctccGTGGTATTAGACATATCAACTCTGAGGATAAGGTTCTATGTCTCtcattttatagactgctatcaggtctcccctcaccctccgccgctatcgagaaaacaacccccgtttgtcagtcgctcacaccctccattccaggcagcatcctgggaaacctcttctgcaccctcatcaaagcctctgcatcctttctgtaatgtggtgaccagaattgaacgcaatattctaagtgtggcccaaacaaagttttataaagctgcaacatggcacgctgactcttgtactcaataaaggcaaacatgtcatatgccttctttaccgataaatatttgtgtggctaatttcagggagctatggacttgaaccccaagatccctctgtacattaactgtctacttatccttaatatttgagctcccaaagtgcagcacctcacacttgtccggattaaaatccatctgccgtttctccgctcatatctgcagctgatctacatcctactgtatcctttgacaaccttctacattatctacaactccatctagcTTTGTGACGTCTGCAAGCtcactaacccacccatccacattttcatccaagtcatttatatatatcacaaatagcgcaggtcccagtacggatccctgcagaacaccactagtcatggacctccagtcagaaaaacaccctccaccactactctctgacttctatgggcaagtcagttctgaatccaagcggccaagtgatcgtgaatcccatgcatcttaatcttctggatgagccgaccatgagggaccttgtcgaaagccttactaaaatccatgttcacaacatccactgctctaccctcattgaTCACCTTCGTCACCCCCTCGATAAAATCGATCACgtcagtaagatgttgacggtgctcccactgcagtcctgtgatgaaaatatagactggttggtgaaatgtagataacaggtagaattgatatctaatgaggactttatactttagaattgaatacagggctcattgttactaacggggaaagaagggttaaaaccctgacccagaacccttttcacacacacgtggacatctctgaatctgacgcacaccaaatggaacgttacacaaggggctggaattcactggaatttcttaacaacctttcaatagaaatgtcctggtaccgaccgtgacaaaggacacaacagacagcaagaaacaggaggaacctttaacccagagaatgttaataaccttgttcaggacaccggtgccaggcacaggaggatcccaggaaaaacagaacatttaatttctgtctgtttcacaattctaaatgactgattctttatcaaaggaatgtttaaaaacagcattgtgatattccaaggtcagtgtgtctgggaaaggggcacactgatgtgtttttattttaaacaggaggatccattgaaaagcagctctggacgatacgagcacctcctgacctactttcaattcatttcaaatcacccatcactttccgtggaatattctttattctttcctgggatgtggacactgctggcaaagccccagcacacgttgctcagctcctaattgcccctgaacggagtgacttgctcggccatttcagaggggcagttaagagtcacccacatcgctgtgtgggtctggattcacatgtaggccagaccgggtaaggatggcagatttccttccctaatagggagcattaatagggtgaaccgggcaggtttttacaacaatcgatgatagtttcatggtcaccgttactgagactaactttatataattccagattgattcactgaattcaaatcccaccagctgcctgtccccgGATCCTTTGCTGGGTTTCTGCATTACTCGGCCAATGACACTCccactgtgaaccagctgtgggagcgggagctatgaatcagctgtgggagcaggaactgtgaaccagctgtgggagcgggagctgtgaaccagctgtgggagtagAAGCCTCGAGGATCATGAGGGACCAGGGCTGTTTctcatgtttaaatccctcagcaagaagGCAGTGAAGCTCAGGCTTGGACTGAGGAGTTCCACAGTTTTGAGGCCCTGAAGGAAAGTTGGAGGGTTGTTCAGTCAAAAGTTAATGAAAAGACCCCCATGAAAACTTGGAAAATAGCTGGAATActgaggagaattaaagtgaattctgggGAGCTTTGATGTACCTTCCATATGTTCACAGGAACAGAactgaatgaaccttcaagatatCGTTTAGAAGGGAAATCTTGGGGGTAGAAGTTAAAAAGTAGAACTGAGTTTATAATGTAAGTCTTTCTAAACTACAGTGTTCTGTTTGTCGTattggtttttaattttcttttgtttttcatatccaataaagtttgtttttgtttacatGCATAGAATTTTGTGGCGTAATTCTTTGTTACTCACTGGGTTCAAATTTCTCTGTCAACAGTCCCAATCAGGATCATAACAATACGCAATAACAAtaattcaaaacaaatcaaagatcAAAAAATCAAATGTCCCTTATTTTGTGTGGCTTAACCAGCTCTGCCTTCAGACCCTTTATttagaccatttagaaagatgcggattaatccgggatagtcagcacggatttgtgaagggcaagtcgtgcctcacacatttgatagaattttttgaggaggtaactaagtgtgttgatgaaggtcgagcagttgatgtcatatacatggattttagtaaggcgtttgataagatcccccacggtcggcttatgatgaaagtgaggaggtgtgagaaagagggaaagttggccgattggataggtaactggctgtctaatcgaagacagagggtggtggtggatggaaaattttcggattggaggcaggttgctagcggagtgccacagggatcagtgcttggtcctctgctctttgtgatttttattaatgacttagaggagggggctgaagggtggatcagtaaatttgctgatgacaccaagattggtggagtagtggatgaggtggagggctgttgtaggctgcaaagagacatagataggatgcaaagctgggctgaaaaatggcaaatggagtttaaccctgataaatgtgaggtgattcattttggtaggactaatttaaatgtggattacagggtcaaaggtagggttctgaagactgtggaggaacagagagatcttggggtccatatccacagatctctaaaggttgccactcaagtggatagagctgtgaagaaggcctatagtgtgttagcttttattaacagggggttggagtttaagagccgtggggttatgctgcaactgtacaggaccttggtgagaccacatttggaatattgtgtgcagttctggtcacctcactataagaagaatgtggaagcgctggaaagagtgcagaggagatttaccaggatgctgcctggtttggagggtaggtcttatgaggaaaggttgagggagctcgggctgttctctctggagcggaggaggctgaggggagacttaatagaggtttataaaatgatgaaggggatagatggagtgaatgttcaaagactatttcctcgggtgaatggagctattacaagggggcataactatagggttcgaggtgggagatataggaaggatatcaggggtaggttctttatgcagagagtggttggggtgtggaatggactgcctgcagtgatagtggagtcagacactttaggaacatttaagcgattattggataggcacatggagcacaccaggatgatagggagtgggatagcttgatcttggtttcagataaagctcggcacaacatcgtgggccgaagggcctgttctgtgctgtactgttctatgttctatgctgaatattctgttttgtggaacgatacatcacagatggaaaccatttggcacATCCTGCCCAGTTgggctgtctttaagatctgaataattaatcccacagccctgctggcagagtgagaacaataTCTATATACTGCAGCAACGcaggaggtgaatggaaaatgttttccagttgcatacctctGAGACACTCACCCCTTGAAAGATaaattggctttatgtcacactatcagtaacccccacagcttgcctcctggacttgcagaatctcactggttgtcctgtctggagataatacacatctctttaacctgtgcttaatgctccctccactcacattgtctgtatctttaagacctggttggctgtagagattcacattctaatcagtattctgtaaattgattttgtgtctctgtgccctgtttgggagcagatttccactccaactgatgaaggggcagcgctctgaaagctaatggcatttgctaccaaataaacctgttggactttaacctggtgttgttaaaactctcactgtccttcaattataacagaatatgtggctgtatgcagctgcctcggccatggtcaaccccaacactgccttcttaaactgctacaatgcctgaggtgtaaggaAGCCcacagggagggatttccagctacacattccagatttTCACTCACTGTAGGTGGATAcaagattgatatattccattcaaccacaccccccccaaggtgagttattccaattcctttattgtccaggacaatatattcataatatctttaaaacagaaattaaacattctcatttgatttcaggtattaacacattctgttagtttgttctttattgtcaatgtcagactggggttgttccccttggagcaaaggaggttgagggaagatttgatagaggtggacaagattctgacaggtttagataaggtggacaaagaaaagctgttcccattcgctggtgggacaaggacgagggggacacagatttatggttttgggtcagagatgcaaggcgggggagatgtgaggaagaaaattTTGATGCAgcaaatggtaatgacctggaactcgctgcctacgagggtggaggaagtggagacaatgaacaattacaaaggaaattggataggcatttgagggggtttcaaacagaaatagtgactcttaacttcctaacaccctgtcactctgtgatccgtgtgaaatttgaaaccaggtattcgcaacaagactcaaagagcatcagcccactggaggcaaaggcgtgagaccggccagtccagcagaaagaaaccctccgagtctccccattgaccaactgtgagaatgaacaaaatgcagtcctgggtgtaattgagagcagaaacaataacagcagaatccaacccctcgaatcacttgtgaactcgctggtgtctccgcaggtgggatgaaagactgaatctcttctcacacacagagcaggtgaacggcctctccccagtgtgaactcgctggtgtatccgcagactggatgaatcacagaatcccttcccacactgagggcaggtgaacggcctctccccagtgtgaacacgatgGTGTttgtgcaggtgggatgactgagtgaatcccttcccacactgagagcaggtgaatggcctctccccagtgtgaactcgctggtgtttctgcaggtcaTGTGACCgagtgaaccccttcccacactgagagcaggtgaatggcctctccccagaatGAATGTGCTcatgtgtccgcaggtcggaaagccgagtgaatcccttcccacactgagagcaggtgaacggcctctccccagtgtgaacccacttgtgtgcccgcaggttggatgaacaagcgaatcccttcccacactgagggcaggtgaatggtctctccccagtgtgaactcgctgatgtgtgcgcaggctggataaataactgaatccctccccacactgagaacacgtgaacggtctctccccagtatgaactcgctggtgtgtctgcaggctggatgactgagtgaatccctccccacactgagaacacgtgaacggtctctccccagtgtggctgcgccgatgagcttccagctctgatggggctctggatctcttcccacagtccccacatttccatggtttctccatggtgcaggtgtccttgccgctctcttgggtggacaatcagttgaagcctcgtcctcactcacaacaagattacagtctctccccgctgtgaatggtgtgatatttattcaggctgtgtaactggtttagtcagtgcactggaacactctcactcgagtgtggcagtgtgttggtgcttttccagtcacactgacatttgaaatcttttcaaatcaacagaccggacaatcatttctcgttccagattcaaaggccaatgatattcagctcccaaggaatatgactctgtcagatctagacgtgacgtttgagatttcggtctgcgattcctctttcaatatcctgtaaaacaagtttataaaagtcatcagtgtcagtacaggatagaaattcagaacagacaattctagtttctatggaacattctttcctatttcagtcccaaaaagctgtgaatctccatcccacacactctccctccattctctctctgctgtatctaatattcaccctcccaattctcctgaaggtgctgattgaggctgattgacagatccatgctcactgcttcctgtcctggacacagagaccataacaaataggagctgcagtcggccatttggcccatcgagccttttaaattattcaatgagataattcgttcatctacctcagcatcattctcccacactaaacccatatcccttgatatcctcaatatctggaaaccaatcaatctctctcttgaaaatagttgatgactgaggcttcactgtcctcaggggttgagattccaaagctttaccacatccttgagtgaagaaatccccccacatcttagcttttgctccatcttcttgtctgttccccataaccctcaacacccttgtcagtcaaaaatctgtctaactggaatatattcaatgatcctcagcctccactggtccctgtggaagagaaatccaaaagactcacaaccctctgagggaagagatgtctggaaatatataacgtagctacagttccatattacaagatattcagatcccaaggaatatgactctgtccagACGTGACGattgagatttttgcctgtgattcctcctTCAAAATCCGATGAAATGAGTTtgtaaaagtcatcacagtcagtataggatagaaattcagagcagacaattccagtttatatggaacattctttcctatttcattcccaaaaagttgtaactctccatccatatctatggattctatttaaaaatgaaagtggatgggcacttgaaggaaataaactttcaggagaatgggataTAGAGtgagaatgggactggaatgttatacagagagtcagactggactcgagttaccaaatggattccttctgtgctgtaatgactttatgactggaaatgtataacatcgctgcagccttatattacaatgcaagaaataataataaatgtattttattacagcaACATaaatatctaatctgggtaccatatacactagacatatagaaacatagaaaaactacagcacaaacaggcccttcggcccacaagttgtgccgaacacattccTACCTTCTCGACCGACCaacaaccctccatcctattaggacccatgtactcatccaggagtctcttaaaagaccctattgagttcgcctccacaaccactgacggcagccgatttcactcgcccacccccctctgtgtgaaaaacctacccctaacatctcccctgtacctaccccccagaccctaaacctgtgtcctctcgtagcagacatttccaccctgggaaaaagcctctgagagtccacccgatctatgcctctcaacatcttatacacctctattaggtttcctctcatccttcgtctctccaaggagaaaagaccgagctccctcagcctatcctcataaggcatgccactcaatccaggcaacatccttgtaaatctcctctgcaccctttcaatcttttccacatccttcctatagtgaggcgaccagaactgagcacagtactccaagtggggtctgacgagggtcttatatagctgcatcattatccccagactcctaaactcaaacccttgattgataaatgccagcacaccatatgccttcttaaccacctcctccacctgcggggccgattttagagtcctatggacccggaccccaaggtccttgtgatcctctacagtactaagagtctttccctttatattgtactccttcatcccatttgacctaccaaaatggaccacgacgcatttatctgggttgaagtccatctgccacttgtccgcccagtcttgcatcctatcaatgtccctctgtaacttctgacatccctccagactatccacaaccccaccaaccttcgtgtcatcggcaaacttaccaacccatccctccgcttcctcatccaggtcatttatgaaaatgacaaacagcaagaatCCCAGAACagctccctggggcacaccactggtgaccgacctccattgagaaaaatacccatctatacccactctctgcctcctttgggcaagccagttctggatccaccgggcagaagccacttggatcccatgccctcttactttttctggaagccttgcataggggaccttatcgaacgccttgctaaaatacatataaaccacatctaccgccttcccttcgtcaatgtgtttagtcacattttcgaagaactccaccaggctcataaggcacgacctgcccttgacaaagccatgctgagtactcttgagcatactaaacctctctaaatgctcatatatcctgtccctcaggatcttctccatcagtttaccaacgactgaggttagactcaccggtcggtaattacctgggctatccctattccc encodes:
- the LOC144483832 gene encoding uncharacterized protein LOC144483832 isoform X1, giving the protein MEKPWKCGDCGKRSRAPSELEAHRRSHTGERPFTCSQCGEGFTQSSSLQTHQRVHTGERPFTCSQCGEGFSYLSSLRTHQRVHTGERPFTCPQCGKGFACSSNLRAHKWVHTGERPFTCSQCGKGFTRLSDLRTHEHIHSGERPFTCSQCGKGFTRSHDLQKHQRVHTGERPFTCSQCGKGFTQSSHLHKHHRVHTGERPFTCPQCGKGFCDSSSLRIHQRVHTGERPFTCSVCEKRFSLSSHLRRHQRVHK